GTGTTTCTTTATACATATACTCAATTGGCGATTGGGTAAACAAATTAGAACTGCGAATTGAAGTCAGAACTCAGAAAATCTTGCATCAGGGGGTCCCATCCCTGCCAAATTTACCCTGGCATTGCATTCCTCATCACAGAGCAGACATGGATCTGCAATTTTGATCAATTCTCTTGAAAAGACAATTTCTTAAGTTATAAAGGGTTACACCATTTACGAATTTTGCATCATTTGGTATATCTCCAACAAAACTGCCAATAACGTGTCGTAGTCTTAAGAAGTCATCAAGCATACATTTCGATAATATTTTATCTAggaaaattcttgaaatatattgaacaagcaaatttaaATTCCAGCAGCTTACCATATATCTCGAACATTGGGACCATATTTACTACATTATCCCAAAGTAAATGACTACAAAAGCTTCTTTTGTTCAActtaatcaaatatattttatgAGTTTTCCTGAGAATTTAAAAGTATGCTTGACTTGCCCACCAATGTCAACATGGACAGTTCCTAATGACTATATCCTGACTTCTGCCCCAATAACCTCGAGCACACAATAAGACAGCACAATCAAATGGTGAAAGCTGGACAACAGCAACTTGTTAAATGTCAAGGATCACTCAAGTCAATGATCTACTTGTCTACAAGTATGATGCTGTAAGAAATTTTGATTCGTTAGACACTTACCCAAGGATTGAAAGTATGATGTTCAATCATCTTCTTTGAGATAACCTGCTAGTTCTTGGATTTGCTTTAGATTATAATATCTTGTGGCTGTAGAGAGTACAATCAATCTAAAGTTTCAATTCCTTTTATAAGACTTTAAACAAACAgttaaaataacaaaaccatCCTTCACTCTCTAGAGTTAACTCTTCAAGGATCCAGGTTCAACAATACTTTTTTAGAGAATTCTAGTAAAGAATGTGGcacaaaataatatattgaaCCGTGATAACCAATGTCCCATGTAAACGGGCAAGCAATAGAGAAAGATATGCATTACAACAGATAACTTAAACCTCAAAAATATAGTAGTGTAAAAAACTACAAGGCCGCCACGCACAAAGAGCTCACaaatcatgaaaaaaataaaaattggagagTATAGCAACAAGAATTTCAAGGgccaaaaaaacaaagcacCTGGTGTGCAAAACTTCAGAAAGGGAATCCCATATGATTGTTTTTCTTCGAGGCTTCTGCTAATCGCTTTATGCCTTTGGCACTTGTATAGAACTCAATCAACTCATCAGCAATATTATCGGGGTGACACTTAACAAACGCTTCCAGAAACCTCTTTTCAGTCATCCTCAATGCACTCATCATTTTGAGTCCCTTAATCTGCAATTCAAGACCCATGTCGTCTATCTTCTGAGCAAGAAGTACTCGTGGCCTCAAAACAGCCTCCAAATTAGAATACAATAGAAATGGGTACTGAAGGACCACACTAGCAGGAAGCTTCATCATGCCCAAAATGAAAGTCATGTTCCTCTGTACCTTATCAACTGACAGTGTCAACAAAAGTGGAGACCTTCCAAAAAGATTGAAGATTTCATCATCTGAAAAAccaaatttttccaaatttgcCACCTTTTTACGTATCGTTTCATGGCGTGAAATGCCAATCAATGTAACAACATATTTAAACATCTTGGACTCCTTGGAAATGCCAGTTTTGCGTATGTATTCCATCTTTTCATCGCCAAATGAAGTTCGAGGAATTATGGTGGGTCGGGACAGGAGCATAGAAATCAAATCCTTTTTACAAACGCCTATCTCTTCATACAGTGCAATAGCTGGCTTGATAGTATTGTGGAAGTCATATGTCAAAAGTGAAGGATTCCTAACAATGGCTTTGGCAAGAACATCCCCTGACACAAACAATGTCTTGAAAAACTCAAGCCTCTCATCAAAACAATGATTGATTCGACAACTAAGAAACCGGGGGCGACAATGGATCATCTTAACAAGGTCAGGAGCTCCAATTCCTAGGCCACTTAGTATGTTTAGTTTGGACTGAAGCTGGGTAATGTTAGCATTGCGTAAAGAAGGCCTGCGAATAAATAACTTCGAAATTTCATTATCGCTACAACCCCATTTCCTGAAAACTTCAATAGAGTCCTTTGGATGGACTAAAACTTCTTCTCCTGCTGTTTCAACTTGGGTCAGACTTTTCGTCGAACAGGTGGTGGACGTGAAAAATATCAAAGGTTTTGAACCCCAGATCcttggaaaagaaaacaaatgctGCGGTACAGAGAAGAGGATGCGGAACTTGGTGTGGACCACAGCATTGGCTTTGGATATCATAGCAATTTTGCTTAAAGTGGTAAATGGGCTTTCGTGGATTGGAGGCtatagtttcaactttcaagaagCCGTATGAGTTATTAAAAATAGGGACACTATTGGGCATTGATTAGATTCAAATGGGTGtttgaatttcataaatatataagcTACACGCTACACAGTATGAAGGTATATCTAAACTGAAGTAAACGACGTTTCTGGAGTGGAGTTCGAGAGACCAGAGCTTGATAAGAAATTTTTAGTAATGTTTAAGcgttgtgaaaatacatgtgaatgaaaaagtttataaaaatatgtatgaTAGCATTCATATTGGTTTGCGTTAGTTTTGTTAGTTtagtttggtttttgttttccacggaattttttttatttattatttatttatttatttatggtgcTATTGACATCGGgcatttaagaaaaacagaaatgaatattttttagTCACGTTTTggaaatacttttctttttgttgcaaGAGCACTGCAGCACTAGAGCACAGGAAAACTTGTCTACCGTATCAGCCTTTGTTGCGCAGGCATTCATATCTTTATGGAGAAAGTATatcctatttcattaatatcaAGTCAGCATGTGATTTGGTGTTTCTTTACCAATAAATGATCGACATCTGTCAAGAAAATCTAACTCAGTTTACTCCACTTCTACTTTCTCCTCTTTATGCCATTTCAAAGAAATGTTCCAGAAGGCAAAACTATTCACCATAGTGGGCACTAATCTCTCTAAGCCATCACCAACAATGCAAATTGCCTAGGACGGTTAGGAAATTTCTTAGTAATTGGTGATATGAGAAAGTGTTGTAATTGAATTTGAGGTGGAAGTTTTGTAATTCTATCCTTAACAAGGTattggatattattattattattattattattattttgaaaaactattattttaaatggtTATGTTAATGAAATGCTACTATTTCGAACTCCTAATTTTTTGAAGTGTGTCAAGTAGCTACATATATAAGAACTCTAGAAAATATGAATTTGacagtgtatatatatatatatatgtagggataAAAGGGCCCAAAAATATGTttggccttgggccttgtctgAGGACGCTTGGTGGTCTGAGAACAGATAAACAGTAATGAAGATGTAAGACTTAGAATCCCATGAGCAAACTATGAATGAGAGGGCTGGGGAAGATAGGCTGAGGAGGAGTATCTTCTCAGTTAAACAAAGCAGAGATcaaaaagtgtgttttgtcatcCAGAGTGACATCCTAGGAAGTTCTATTGATAAAGATATGCATTATGAACGTATAGGACAAATGGGAGctgagaaatatctaagggaaagctgctaccaccgtattgaatgctctgcagctaattctttggccgcattaatgaggaagtgatacctgaacagtaattttcagccttacaactactccCCAAGGACtttaggaaggtgctgatgtgACAAGGATCAACATCAACAATCTAATTTACACGTGGAGGGCAGAGATGAAAAGACAAAGACAGTATAAAATAGAAGGGAGACCCTAAGAGAGGGAGATCAGGAATTAGAGAGAAGAATACTGTAGCACTAAGAGCtgtacttgtaatcaaattcaagaaatatatacaagaactgattTCCTCAAATTGTGCTAAGGACGGTTTTTCTTTAGGTAAAACTAGTCTATCTTTGCTTTTTTGTCATTTGGATCCACTATACTTGTTACCCAACTTGTTAAAGCCTAGTTTTCTAActcactctttacaaattcattgtattgggctctttgggcctagaTCTTTTTACCTTTGGGGCTCAGGACTCAAATTGTGTCCTTAtaattggcgctgtctgtgggaagTTCTTGTGTTCTAGTGAGCTTAACGTTCAGTTATGGTAGGTTTAGGTCCAAACCAGGCGAAATCCATGGGGTCCTAACGTTAAGATCATTTTCTCAATCTTGAGCAGAGAAGGGACCGGGAAGTTAGTCTGCATACCACCCATACTAGTAGGAGCCACTCTCGAGGTGGAAGTCATATCTCTCATGCGAAAAACACTAGAGCCATGCAGCTGGAGATTGATCGTTTGAAGAGGAAGTTGCGCCACAAACGGTGAAGGCAAACTCCCTCCAACTCTAATTTTTATTCTGGTGATGAAGGGGATGGTAGCTACAGACCCAAGTCAAGAACTCCCCCCAGTGAATCCTTCTTATGTGATGAGGATTACCACCGTGAGCGTAGGAATAGGAGCCTGTCTCGTAAAGGCTTGGGAAATGACACTATGAGCAGGGCGTTAAACCAAATTTCCAGGTCGCCTTTCACACGTAGAATTGAAGGAGGAAAACTTCCTCGGCGGTTTACTCAGCCAACGTTGACCATGTACAATGGTGGAACAGACCCTGTCGAACATGTAAGTCACTTCAACTAAAAAATGGTTGTCCACTTTAGGAAcgaggccttgatgtgcaaggtttcCCGTCCAGTTTAGGGTCTATGGccatgaggtggtttgatggctTGGGAGCAGGTtctattgattcttttaaagaACTCGCCTGGGTGTTTGGATCTCATTTTATTACATGCAGTACAGTTCCTTGGCCTTTAGACTTCCTGTTGTCTATGATCATGTGAGAATGGGAGACCCTGAAAACGTACTTGGATAGGTACTGGGAGACGTTCAATCAAATAGATGGGGACTTTGATGATGTGGCCATAAGAACCTTTATGGTCGGCCTACTTGTCGAGCATGGCTTGAGGAAATCTTTGATTGGGAAACCCACTAATAGTATATGTCAACTCATGGACCGAATTGATAAGTATAAGTGGCTCGAGGAGGACCAACAACAAGGGACAGGGAAGGCTAAGGTTATCCCTTAGAAGATAAGGGATTTTAGGTCGAACCGCTACAACAATAACCGGCCCTGGAGGGACTTTGTTGGGCAATCGGGGTCTACCACTACTCAAATGGTTAACACGATGTTTCGAGAACCTATGCATCAAGTCTTAGAGAAAATCAAGAGTGAGCCATTCTTTAAGTGGCTAAATAAGATGGGAGGTGACCCTATGAAGTGCAATCAAAGCCTTCATTGACAATACCACCAGGACTAAGGGCATACTACATATGACTGTAGAATTTTGAGGAGTCATTTGGAGTAACTGGTTAGAGAAGGGAGGCTGAAACAATTTCTGCATTAGCCCAATGGACCAGGAGGTCAGACATGATTAAGATTTCAAGGGAATGCTTTTTCTAGAGTCCCTTTGGGCACCATCAATGTCATCTTTGCGGCCCCGGGGAGAACTGGTTCTCACCCCTCTAGGGTGATGTTTGTAGCTTGGCCACCTGCCGAGGACTCTAGACCTGAGTCGAAGAGGGCTAGAGTGAAGAACCGACCAGCGATGAGTTTCTTTGAGGAGGACaaggttggaaccatacagccacatgatgatgcgTTGGTGGTCACCCTCAAGATAGGGGGATATGATGTTAAGAGGGTGATGGTGGATCAAGGCAGTGGGGCAGAGATTATATACCTTGATTTGTACAACGGACTAGGCTTGAAACCTGAGGACTTGATAGCTTTTGATTTGCCTTTGGTAAGTTTTGACGGGAACGTTGTTATTCCAAGGGGCTAGATTCGACTACTTGTGCAAGCAGGATCAGAGGTGGAAGAGGTGgattttattatagtggatgCTTATTCTCCCTACATGACTATTGTAGCAAGACCCTGGTTTCATGCCCTGGGAGCCATTTCCTCCACTCTACATTTAAAGGTGAAATATCCATCTGGGGACTAGATTAAGGAGCTGATTGAGAGCTAGTTTGTGGCTAGGAAGTGCTTGGTCACTGCAATAATGCATCAGCCAGGAGTGGAGTCCTCGGCCTATGCTGAGAGGAGCTTATAATAATCAAGGACTTCAATGTTGTCTGCGGGTACAGTGTTAGAAGGGGCAACGTGCGAGGGGTTGGAGAAAATTACTATTaatgaggatgtggagaaaTTCTTTCAGGTTGGAGCTCAGCTGCCTCCTCCAGAGAAGGAAGAATTGACAGTGTTTCTCAAAAGGAATattgatgtgttcgcatggaatGCTTACGAAGGACATAAGGTGGATCCAAACTTCATCTGCCATCATTTGAATGTCAATTCGTCTACCATCCCCAAAAAGCAACCACCTCGGCGCTCATCTAAAGACCATTCCGATGCTGTCAAAGATGAAGTAACCAAGTTTAAGCAGGCTGGAGCTATTAAAGAGGTGTTTTACCTGAAATGGCTAGCCAACATTGTAGTGGTAAAAAAGAATAGTGGAAAGTGGTGAGTATGTATTGACTTCACAAATTCGAACAAGGCCTATCTAAAAGACCCTTTCCTCATATCTTGGATAGATCAGCTAGTGGATGCAACTGTAGGCCATCAtcaaatgagttttttggatgccttccagGGATACCACCAAATACCATTGGCTCTGGAtgatcaagaaaaaacaaattttgtcACTCTTACTGGAAATTACCACTACAAGGTGATGCATTTTGGGTTGAAGAATGCAGGATCTATTTATCAGacgatgatgactaggatgtttaaGCCACAATTGGGCAAAAATATTGAGGTTTATATAGATGATAAGGTGGTGGAGAGTAAGGTAGTGTTCGAGCATGTGGGAGACCTCAGggatatttttgaaatactGAAGAAACACAAATTGTGCCTTAATGCTTCCAAGTGCTCCTTTGGCATGGGATTAGGAAAATTTTTGGGCTATATGGTCACTCATCATGGAATTAAGGTCAACCCTAATCATGTTAAGGAAATTAACAGTCTACAACCACCTTGGAATCCTATAGAGGTCCAGAAGCTAACTGGAATGATTGTTGCCCTGAACCGGTTTATCTCTTAGTCAGCGGATAGATGCAGACCCTTTTTCTGTTGTTGaataaatggaagggatttgaatggacccaGGAGTGTGCCTCGGCCTTCTAGTAGCTTAAGGAATACCTTTCTCGGCCACCTATTATGTCCAGgcctgaggtggatgaggtctTGTTTGCATACATTGCTGTGGCTTCTCACGCCATGAGCTTGGTGTTGATACGCGTTAACAATGGCATGCAAAGGCCagtttactatgtgagcaagtctTTACATGAGACAGAAGTTCGTTACTTACTACGGAAGAAGGCAATTTTGGGAGTAGTACATGCTACATGTAAACTCCCTTACTACTTCCAATCCCACACAGTTGTTGTTTTAGCTCAACTTCTGCTTCAATCACTACTTAGGAGTGTTGATTACACTGGAAGGATTGCCAAGTGAGGTACgatcctaggggcttttgatatcaagtatatgcctcgcacctctATTAAGGGCCAAGTCCTCGTAGATTTGGTGGTTGAATTTGCTGAATCCCCATTAGAAGAGGAGATAGAGAAGCAAGACATGaatggaaaatcagttggcgTGGTCACCTTGCAAGAACCTTTATCCTGGAAGGTATACGTTGATGGTGCagtgaatcaaagaggatcCAGCGTGGGGCTGGTTTTAATATCTCCTGAGAAGATCACTATTGAGAAATCCTTAAGATTGGGCTTTTCTACCATAAATAGTGAGGTTGAATATAAGGCTCTATTGGTAGGAATGACCATGGTTAAGAAAATGGAGAGTTAGAGGCCAGGGCTATGAGAATGCAAGGATATTTAAGTTAGGTTAGGCACTTGTGATCAGGGTTTGAGTCTTTCAACTTGCTACAAATCCCGagaagtggaaacacacatGCTGATTCCCTAGCCATTCTTGCTACCTTCTTGGCACAGGGCTTACCTCAGGTTATCCTTATTGAATACTTATGCAAACCTACTGAGATGAAGAAAGGGAAGGttcaaattcatcaaattaggGTGGGAACTAGCTGGATGGACCTCATAGTGCTATTCCTAAAGGAGGATATCTTACCCAACGGGAGATCCGAAGCTAACAAAGTGCAAAGGAAGACTCCTTGATTTTGGTTATCCAAGGACCAAAAGCTATACAAGCATTCTTTTTCTAGGCCATACTTGCTATGCATACACCCTGAGGTATTAGAGCTActctttaaggagttacatgaagggatttgtggaagccacacgGGAGGCTGGTTTTGTCTCACAGAGCCCTCACTCAAGGATATTGATGGTTGAACATGCAGAAGGAGGTgcaagagtatgtgaagaagtgtgaccaatgctaAAGATTTGCGCCAAACATTAACCAACCAAGGGGAGTCCTTAATCCTctatccagcccttggccatttgcttaatggggcttggatattgtaggACCTTTCCCTAAGGCAGCAGGGAATAAGAGATGGTTGTTGGTCGgcacagattacttcaccaagtagGTTGAGGTTGAACTGGGTGCAAATATCAGGTACGTGGATGCCAAGAGATTTGtttagaaaaatattgtcactcgATTTGGGATCGCCCACACCCTTATCTCGGAAAATGGTCTTCAGTTTAATAGTAAAGCTTTCAGAAGGTACTGTTGTGACCTGGGAATTATGAACAGGTATTTCACCCCAACTTATCAACAAGGGAATGGACAGGCTAAGGCTGTCAATAAGGTtatagtgaatggactcaagaagagATTAGATAATgtaaagggaaaatgggtggaagaactgTCACCTGTCCTTTAGACATATCAAACTACACCTCACAGGTCAACAGGGAAGACACCCTTTTTAATGACTTATGGAGCCGAGATTGTAGGGATAAAGGGGCCTAACAATATATGTTAGGCCTTAGGCCTTGTTTGAGGAAGCTTGGTGGTTCGAGGACAGATAAACAGTAATGAAGATGTAAGACTCAGAATCCCATGAGCAAGCTACGAATGAAAGGGCTGGGGAAGGTAGGCCGAGGAGGAGTATCTCCTCGGCTAAACAAATTAGAGATCATAAAGTGTGTTCTATCATCTAGAGTGACATTTCAGGaaattctattgataaggatatgCATTATGAACATATAGGACAAATGGGAGctaggaaatatctaagggaaagctatcaccacattgaatgctttacagctaactctctggccgcatcaATGAGGAAGTAATACCTGATTAATAGTTTTCAACCTTATAGCTACTCCCCAAGGACtttaggaaggtgctgatgtgacaaggatcaacactaataatctaatctacacgtggaaAGCAGAGATGAAAGGACaaagatagtataaaatggaAGGAAGGACCTAAGAGAGGGAGATCGGAAATTTGAGAGAAGAATACTGTAGCACTAAGAACTGTACTTATAATCaaattcaagaaatatatacaagaactgatctcctcggattgtgctgaggatggtttttctttagataaaactaGTCTATCTTTGCTTTCTTGCCATCTGGATCCACTATACTCGTTACCCAACTCATTAGAGCTTAGTTTTCCagtccactctctacaaattcattatattagGCTCTTTGGACCTATATCCTCTTACCTTTTGGGCTCAAGACTCAAACTATgtccttaaaatatatatatatatatatatattgagaaaaagGTAAGTGAAATATTATTAAAGAAGAGTAAAATTAGATTGGAATACATCATCCAAATCACtaggtagttcttctacccaaaAAACAGTATCTATAGATGAAACTGCTCTTTTAGCTAAGGCATGAGCCAACCTATTACCATCTCATCTGATGTGCAAGAAGTGACATAACTGAAGTGACTCCCCCAGCCTCTTAGTTTCCTTAATCATCTGACCAAACAACATTTTGCACTGACTTGAGTCAACCAAAGCGTGTATCACCCTATAGTAGTCCCcttcaataataaaatttgtcatGCTAAGCTCCTGTGTAAAGACCACTACTCGCCTCAATGCTAATGCTTCAACCATCTCAACAAATTGGGATAAGGGAATATGCTGGCTCAGTACGGCAATGATATAGCTCTCATGGTCCCGAAACACCACCCCAATGCCTGTACAATCCAAGTCGACAAAACATAGCAGCATCCACATTTGCCTTATAATATCCAAATTGAGGACACTAGCGAGCACGAGGACGAGGAATCGGCACTGGCAAGTCTGGGTTATGCACCTCAAAAAACTCTCTAACCAACTCCTTCACCTGACCACCAATCTCTTGGAGCTGCCAATAATGCTGATTTTCCTTTAATTAGTTATGCCTCTACTATAATCCCTAAGTGATCGTAGCAAATAAAGCGACCCTATAGCTTGACCTCTTATTGAGCAGTATCTCCACCAAATcataaaaggaacaaaatttCTTCCAGAGTAAAAATTGGAAGCCTGGGTCAAACCACCAAACCGAGCGTGCCTCATCACGTAACCAGAGGCAGTTCAAGATAGTCTCGGGGTGATTATCACAGCAATCACAGGTAACAATCATTGGTACATGCCATACATTTAAGTTCTATTTCGTGGGCAGGGAATCTTTAATAGCTTGCCAAAGAAAGTGCTGAATTCTATTGGGAACCCAAATCTTCCAAAGCTtcttccaaaactttttagaatCACTCGAAGAGGATGAACTTGGTAAGCCCCAACCATCCTCCTCAACTAACAAATGATAAGCATTACACACACTATACTCACCATTCGTGGA
This genomic stretch from Quercus robur chromosome 4, dhQueRobu3.1, whole genome shotgun sequence harbors:
- the LOC126721058 gene encoding transcription termination factor MTERF9, chloroplastic, whose protein sequence is MISKANAVVHTKFRILFSVPQHLFSFPRIWGSKPLIFFTSTTCSTKSLTQVETAGEEVLVHPKDSIEVFRKWGCSDNEISKLFIRRPSLRNANITQLQSKLNILSGLGIGAPDLVKMIHCRPRFLSCRINHCFDERLEFFKTLFVSGDVLAKAIVRNPSLLTYDFHNTIKPAIALYEEIGVCKKDLISMLLSRPTIIPRTSFGDEKMEYIRKTGISKESKMFKYVVTLIGISRHETIRKKVANLEKFGFSDDEIFNLFGRSPLLLTLSVDKVQRNMTFILGMMKLPASVVLQYPFLLYSNLEAVLRPRVLLAQKIDDMGLELQIKGLKMMSALRMTEKRFLEAFVKCHPDNIADELIEFYTSAKGIKRLAEASKKNNHMGFPF